In a single window of the Nodularia spumigena CCY9414 genome:
- a CDS encoding EVE domain-containing protein, whose protein sequence is MYSVRNPQARNNLKAMQLNDEVLFYHSQEGNSIMGKMKVIVTAHQDPTTNDPKWLSATFEPVQTFEKAIVLSQIKETPELANIGLVKQPRLAVMPLTKSEFELIIKLAK, encoded by the coding sequence ATATATTCCGTTCGCAATCCCCAAGCACGGAATAACCTCAAAGCCATGCAACTAAACGATGAGGTCTTGTTTTACCACAGCCAAGAAGGAAACAGCATCATGGGTAAAATGAAAGTAATCGTCACTGCCCATCAAGACCCAACCACCAACGATCCTAAATGGTTAAGCGCCACCTTTGAACCAGTGCAAACCTTTGAGAAAGCTATCGTATTAAGCCAGATAAAAGAAACTCCAGAATTAGCAAATATCGGCTTAGTCAAACAGCCTAGACTTGCTGTGATGCCATTAACTAAATCTGAGTTTGAGTTGATTATAAAATTAGCAAAATAA
- a CDS encoding AbrB/MazE/SpoVT family DNA-binding domain-containing protein — protein MIQTLKLRKIGNSVGVTFSKESLEKLNLSEGDTLFVTETEHGLQLSPYDPEFEKAMAIYREGSQKFRHALKELAK, from the coding sequence ATGATCCAGACCTTAAAGTTACGCAAAATTGGTAATTCAGTAGGGGTGACATTTTCTAAGGAGTCGTTAGAAAAGCTCAACCTTTCCGAAGGTGATACTTTATTTGTGACGGAAACTGAACATGGACTCCAGCTTAGTCCTTATGATCCTGAGTTTGAGAAAGCGATGGCCATTTATCGGGAAGGTAGCCAGAAGTTTCGTCATGCGTTGAAGGAACTCGCTAAGTGA
- the argJ gene encoding bifunctional ornithine acetyltransferase/N-acetylglutamate synthase: MADWQEISGGVTAPRGYQAAGITAGLKPSGLPDLALIWSDVEAIAAGVFTTSQVKAACVDYCRQRLQAKHSARAILCNAGQANASTGMQGLRDTEETAEILARELNISPESILLASTGVIGQRIKMDALRSGIPKVVAALSETGSDAAAGAIITTDLVTKSIALETTIGDASGGLRQRPVRIGGISKGSGMIHPNMATMLAFVTCDAAVSSHLWQQMLSRAADQSFNAITVDGDTSTNDSLIALANGQSRTPAITEMGAEAEKLEAMLTAVCQHLAKAIARDGEGATCLIEVQVTGAYDQASARQIAKTVAGSSLVKSAIFGRDPNWGRIAAAAGRAGVNFEQDNLQIKLGDFLLLENGQPVPFDRAAASAYLKQIAADSSVVANGMTKGQRVDNPVIIAVNVGNGHGFGKAWGCDLSYDYVKINAEYTT; this comes from the coding sequence ATGGCAGATTGGCAAGAAATATCTGGTGGTGTGACAGCACCAAGAGGTTATCAGGCTGCGGGAATCACCGCAGGGCTAAAGCCTTCGGGATTGCCCGATTTGGCTTTGATCTGGTCAGATGTAGAGGCGATCGCAGCTGGTGTATTTACCACTAGCCAAGTAAAAGCCGCCTGTGTGGATTATTGTCGTCAACGCTTGCAAGCAAAACACAGCGCTCGTGCAATTCTCTGCAATGCTGGACAAGCAAACGCTTCCACAGGGATGCAAGGTTTACGTGATACCGAAGAAACTGCGGAAATATTAGCGCGGGAGTTGAATATTTCCCCGGAATCGATTTTGCTGGCTTCTACGGGTGTAATTGGTCAACGGATTAAAATGGATGCCTTACGCAGTGGGATTCCCAAGGTAGTAGCGGCACTTTCGGAAACGGGTTCAGATGCCGCCGCCGGGGCAATTATTACTACAGACTTAGTAACAAAATCCATTGCTCTAGAAACAACTATAGGCGATGCCTCCGGCGGGCTGCGCCAACGCCCTGTCAGAATTGGTGGTATTTCCAAAGGTTCGGGGATGATTCATCCCAATATGGCTACTATGTTGGCATTTGTCACCTGTGATGCAGCAGTTTCATCTCATCTGTGGCAACAAATGTTAAGTAGGGCGGCTGACCAAAGTTTTAATGCCATTACCGTAGATGGTGATACCAGCACCAATGACAGTTTAATTGCTTTGGCTAATGGTCAATCTCGCACCCCAGCAATTACCGAAATGGGTGCAGAAGCCGAGAAATTAGAGGCGATGTTAACAGCAGTATGTCAGCATTTAGCTAAGGCGATCGCCCGTGATGGCGAAGGTGCAACCTGCTTAATTGAAGTGCAAGTCACTGGCGCTTATGATCAAGCTTCCGCCCGTCAAATAGCCAAAACCGTTGCTGGTTCATCTCTCGTTAAATCTGCGATTTTTGGACGCGACCCCAATTGGGGACGTATCGCCGCCGCCGCCGGACGTGCAGGTGTGAATTTTGAACAAGACAACCTGCAAATAAAATTAGGCGATTTCTTATTATTAGAAAATGGTCAACCAGTACCATTTGACCGTGCAGCAGCCAGTGCATATTTAAAACAAATTGCGGCTGATTCCTCTGTGGTGGCTAATGGGATGACAAAAGGTCAACGTGTGGATAATCCTGTGATTATTGCCGTTAACGTTGGGAATGGTCATGGTTTTGGTAAAGCCTGGGGCTGTGATTTAAGTTATGACTACGTGAAAATTAACGCAGAATATACTACTTGA
- a CDS encoding DUF86 domain-containing protein — protein sequence MSRNLRLYFEDILNSCDKVLRYTEGISYDQFFEDELRFDAVLRNLQIIGEAIKQVPTETRNRYPTVEWRKIAGLRDILAHAYFSLENEIIWDIVQNKVPLLQEQIEVIFQQEFGDGKFF from the coding sequence ATGTCTCGTAATCTCAGACTGTATTTTGAGGATATTTTGAATAGTTGTGACAAGGTTTTGCGTTATACGGAAGGTATCAGCTATGACCAGTTTTTTGAAGATGAGTTGAGGTTTGATGCTGTGCTGCGAAATCTGCAAATTATCGGGGAGGCAATTAAGCAAGTACCGACGGAAACTAGAAATCGTTATCCTACGGTAGAATGGCGGAAAATAGCAGGTTTAAGAGATATTTTAGCTCATGCTTATTTCAGTCTAGAAAATGAAATAATTTGGGACATTGTGCAAAATAAAGTTCCACTTCTGCAAGAACAAATTGAGGTTATTTTTCAACAAGAATTTGGTGATGGTAAATTTTTTTGA
- a CDS encoding GxxExxY protein produces MDLKYQDITQKIIGASFEVHKFLGNGFQEVIYQRALAYELHQAGLTFAREIEQQIYYKNLPEPIGTRRADFVVEEKVLVELKAVIQLEDVHLAQALNYLKVYKLEVGLLINFGSKSLTFKRLVLSNK; encoded by the coding sequence ATGGACTTAAAATACCAAGACATCACCCAAAAAATTATCGGCGCATCCTTTGAAGTCCATAAATTTCTAGGTAACGGCTTTCAAGAAGTAATTTATCAACGCGCCCTTGCCTACGAACTCCATCAAGCAGGATTAACCTTTGCCAGAGAAATTGAACAACAAATCTATTACAAAAACCTACCCGAACCAATTGGTACACGCCGCGCCGATTTTGTGGTTGAAGAAAAAGTATTAGTCGAACTCAAAGCAGTAATCCAACTCGAAGACGTACACCTAGCCCAAGCATTAAACTATCTCAAAGTATATAAACTCGAAGTTGGATTATTGATTAACTTTGGCAGTAAAAGTTTGACATTTAAGAGATTAGTATTAAGTAACAAATAA
- a CDS encoding type II toxin-antitoxin system HicB family antitoxin, translating into MQYKDYFGSIHYSDEDKVFYGQAEYIRSLISFEGEDVASLRASFEEAIDDYLALCEEKGIEPEKAFKGSFHVRVGSQLHRQAALFAQQRGVNLNKLVTDALERYLKGESLKNA; encoded by the coding sequence ATGCAATACAAGGATTATTTCGGTTCTATTCACTATAGTGATGAAGATAAAGTCTTTTATGGACAGGCGGAATATATCCGCAGTTTAATCAGTTTTGAGGGGGAAGATGTGGCTAGTCTGAGGGCTAGTTTTGAGGAAGCAATTGATGATTATTTGGCTTTGTGTGAGGAAAAAGGTATTGAGCCAGAGAAGGCGTTTAAGGGAAGTTTTCATGTGCGTGTAGGTAGCCAACTTCATCGTCAGGCGGCTTTATTTGCCCAACAACGGGGGGTGAATCTCAATAAGTTGGTCACGGATGCACTGGAACGTTATCTGAAGGGGGAATCGTTAAAAAATGCTTGA
- a CDS encoding type II toxin-antitoxin system death-on-curing family toxin, translating to MNEPTWLTEQMVLAIHEGLICQYGGLSGVRDSVLLAASLARLQHKFSVQSEVSLWELAAAYGFALCQNHSFVDGNKRTAFMAMYVFLGLNAYSFNAPEPEIVLVMEGLASGEIDENALQVWLEKYGDELL from the coding sequence GTGAATGAACCAACTTGGCTGACAGAACAGATGGTGCTGGCTATCCATGAAGGTTTGATTTGTCAGTATGGCGGTTTATCTGGGGTAAGAGATTCGGTGTTGTTAGCAGCGAGTTTAGCCCGTCTTCAGCATAAATTTTCTGTTCAGTCGGAGGTTTCGCTCTGGGAATTGGCGGCGGCTTATGGTTTTGCTTTGTGTCAAAATCATTCCTTTGTGGATGGTAATAAGCGTACAGCTTTTATGGCAATGTATGTTTTTTTGGGGTTGAATGCTTATAGTTTCAATGCACCAGAACCGGAAATAGTATTAGTGATGGAAGGTTTAGCTTCTGGGGAAATTGACGAAAATGCTTTGCAGGTTTGGTTAGAAAAATATGGTGATGAATTGCTATGA
- a CDS encoding nucleotidyltransferase family protein: MKREKLIAFLKAHGAEIRGYGVKSLALFGSVARDEATAKSDIDLLVEFDGKVTFDCYMDLKFFLEDSLGCPVDVVSKKMLKPQIRDVIETEAIYVS, translated from the coding sequence ATGAAACGAGAAAAATTAATCGCTTTTTTAAAAGCTCATGGGGCAGAAATTCGTGGTTATGGTGTAAAATCTCTGGCTTTATTTGGTTCTGTAGCGAGGGATGAAGCCACGGCTAAAAGTGATATTGATTTATTAGTGGAGTTTGACGGTAAGGTGACGTTTGACTGTTACATGGACTTAAAGTTTTTTCTGGAGGATAGTTTGGGATGTCCCGTAGATGTAGTTAGCAAGAAGATGTTAAAGCCTCAAATTAGAGATGTCATTGAAACAGAGGCTATCTATGTCTCGTAA